One segment of Carya illinoinensis cultivar Pawnee chromosome 1, C.illinoinensisPawnee_v1, whole genome shotgun sequence DNA contains the following:
- the LOC122282391 gene encoding uncharacterized protein LOC122282391 translates to MLSAKSESDITSLAPSSPSRSPKRPVYYVQSPSRDSHDGDKSSSLQATPIYNNSPMESPSHPSFGHHSRNSSASRFSGIFRSSSGRKGARKRNDKGWPECNVIMEEGAYDELQDKAFTRRFQALIALFGFVLLFTTFCLIIWGASRPYKAEITMKSLAVNNLYAGEGSDSTGVPTKMLTVNGSLKMNIYNPATLFGIHVSSTPVNLVYLEITVATGQLKKYYQPRKSHRTVSVILEGEKVPLYGAGSGITISPNGGVTGVVPLTLTFQIRSRGDVVGKLVRIKHRRQISCPLVIDSTSTKPIKFKKNTCTYE, encoded by the exons ATGCTTTCGGCAAAATCCGAGTCTGATATCACCAGCTTAGCTCCATCGTCACCTTCAAGGTCCCCCAAGCGCCCTGTATACTATGTACAGAGCCCTTCAAGGGACTCTCACGATGGCGACAAGTCCTCTTCTTTGCAGGCCACTCCAATCTACAACAACAGCCCTATGGAGTCCCCTTCTCACCCTTCTTTCGGGCACCACTCGAGGAACTCCTCGGCCAGCCGGTTTTCCGGGATTTTCCGGTCGTCCTCGGGGAGAAAAGGAGCCAGGAAGAGGAATGACAAGGGGTGGCCCGAGTGTAATGTGATCATGGAAGAAGGAGCTTACGATGAACTCCAGGACAAGGCATTTACAAGGCGGTTTCAGGCTTTGATTGCCTTGTTTGGTTTTGTGCTCTTGTTCACTACGTTTTGCTTGATTATATGGGGAGCTAGCCGGCCTTACAAGGCAGAGATTACCATGAAG AGCTTGGCAGTAAACAACTTGTATGCTGGAGAGGGTTCAGACTCCACCGGGGTACCAACAAAGATGCTGACAGTGAATGGTTCATTGAAGATGAACATATACAATCCTGCTACGTTGTTTGGCATTCATGTTAGCTCCACCCCTGTCAATCTCGTATATTTGGAGATTACTGTTGCGACTGGTCAG CTGAAGAAATATTATCAGCCAAGAAAAAGTCACAGAACTGTCTCGGTGATTTTGGAAGGTGAAAAGGTTCCTCTGTACGGGGCTGGATCAGGTATAACAATATCCCCAAATGGTGGCGTTACTGGCGTAGTCCCATTGACATTGACATTTCAAATCCGGTCTCGCGGGGATGTAGTGGGTAAGCTAGTGAGAATAAAGCACCGAAGGCAGATCTCTTGCCCTTTGGTCATCGACTCCACCAGCACCAAACCGATCAAGTTCAAAAAGaacacatgcacatatgaatGA